From Dehalococcoidia bacterium, a single genomic window includes:
- a CDS encoding glycosyltransferase family 2 protein — protein MAKPLALSLVIPAYNEARRLPRTLAALARALAARPERCEVIVVDDGSHDGTADVVRAARLPGLRLISYQPNRGKGYAVRTGMLSASGAIVGFMDADLSTDLAAIDTALREIAAGWDIVIGSRALPGAQIIVPQPRYRVVATRIFNLLQVAMSGVRGYADTQCGFKMMTAAAARDIFRRARIDGFMFDIELLFLAERLGYRVREVPVTWTNDPASRLRIVRDTARMFRDLARIRWAGRTLRPRRRHSAMATMRKPPASPSRRAVGTLSSPASQRDQGRG, from the coding sequence ATGGCCAAGCCGCTCGCCCTGTCGCTGGTCATTCCGGCGTATAACGAAGCCCGCCGCCTGCCGCGGACGCTCGCCGCGCTCGCGCGGGCGCTTGCCGCTCGGCCGGAGCGGTGCGAGGTGATCGTCGTCGATGATGGCAGCCACGACGGCACTGCCGATGTCGTCCGCGCTGCCCGCCTGCCCGGCCTGCGCCTGATCTCCTACCAGCCGAACCGGGGCAAAGGCTACGCCGTCCGCACCGGCATGCTGTCGGCGAGTGGGGCGATCGTCGGCTTCATGGACGCCGACCTTTCGACTGACCTCGCCGCGATCGATACTGCTCTGCGCGAGATCGCGGCAGGATGGGACATCGTCATCGGCTCGCGCGCGCTTCCGGGAGCCCAGATCATCGTTCCGCAGCCGCGCTACCGGGTCGTCGCCACGCGGATCTTCAATCTCCTTCAAGTCGCCATGTCTGGCGTGCGCGGCTACGCCGATACCCAATGCGGGTTCAAGATGATGACAGCCGCGGCAGCGCGCGACATCTTTCGCCGTGCCCGCATTGATGGCTTCATGTTCGACATCGAGCTGCTCTTCCTAGCGGAGCGGCTCGGCTACCGCGTGCGCGAGGTTCCGGTTACGTGGACGAACGACCCGGCCTCGCGCTTGCGCATCGTTCGCGACACCGCCCGCATGTTCCGCGACTTGGCCCGCATCCGATGGGCGGGGCGCACGCTCCGGCCGCGCCGCCGTCACTCGGCGATGGCGACGATGCGGAAGCCGCCCGCCTCGCCAAGCAGGCGCGCCGTCGGGACACTCTCCTCACCGGCAAGCCAGCGCGACCAGGGGCGAGGATAG